The Lycium ferocissimum isolate CSIRO_LF1 chromosome 1, AGI_CSIRO_Lferr_CH_V1, whole genome shotgun sequence genome includes a region encoding these proteins:
- the LOC132031337 gene encoding alpha-farnesene synthase-like isoform X1: protein MACRNIMSIISTMQPQKLHTIEKQSHPERRISTYKPNIWKYDHLLSLTSEYSKKKYKVEAEKLKKEVISCTFSNTVSPLALLELVDRIDKLSLSSYFEVETKEALEKIIKCMYSGANYSSSKDHDEDLYATVLCFRLLGEHGYHASQDMLNDLFAGKGKLMTKKVSDIKTLLELLEGSYLSMDDENLLNDMRMFSTKNLKNLSKSNVDRFTTNEEYNLSNSLKYNPLALRVGWYDVRRHLSAQDELECYANPMLLKLAKLNFNIIQATHQKDLKDVIRWWRNLCIVEDLSFTRDRIVESFFYAVGIASEPQHGSMRIWLTKVIQLILIIDDVYDIYGSLPDVEQFTRAIEKWDPNEVQCLPECMQICFRALHDTMEEISVEIQQQKGGPSALPYLKQVWVNFCKALLVEATWYHKGHIPTLEEYLDNGWTSSSGPLLSFHVIFGLTNEITNETIDLCKNCKEIIYHTSVIIRLCNDQGTSTVELERGDVASSILCYMQEENVSEEVAREHIESIIMDSWKKINYHFNTLSTSHRKLVKHVINEARMAHVMYQFGDGFGVQDGETQDQVLFNLVEPIT, encoded by the exons ATGGCTTGCAGAAACATTATGTCCATTATTTCGACCATGCAGCCACAAAAACTTCATACTATAGAAAAGCAAAGTCATCCTGAAAGGAGGATATCTACCTATAAACCAAACATTTGGAAATATGATCATCTACTTTCTCTTACAAGTGAATATTCT AAAAAGAAGTACAAAGTTGAAGCTGAGAAGCTAAAAAAGGAAGTGATCAGTTGCACGTTTTCAAACACAGTTAGTCCACTGGCCCTGCTAGAGCTTGTTGACAGAATTGACAAATTGAGCCTCAGTAGTTACTTTGAGGTTGAAACTAAGGAAGCTTTGGAAAAGATAATAAAGTGCATGTACAGTGGTGCTAATTATTCAAGTTCAAAGGATCATGATGAGGATCTCTATGCTACTGTATTGTGCTTCAGGCTCCTCGGGGAACATGGCTACCATGCTTCACAAG ATATGTTAAATGACTTGTTCGCTGGCAAAGGGAaactcatgacaaagaaagtCTCAGATATCAAAACATTATTGGAGCTTTTGGAAGGATCATATCTGAGCATGGATGATGAAAACTTACTGAACGACATGAGAATGTTCTCAACCAAAAACCTCAAGAATTTATCTAAATCAAATGTTGACAGATTTACTACTAATGAGGAATACAACTTGAGCAATAGCTTGAAGTACAATCCGTTGGCATTGAGAGTGGGATGGTACGATGTTAGAAGACACCTTAGTGCTCAAGATGAACTAGAATGTTACGCAAATCcaatgttgttgaagttggcAAAACTTAACTTCAATATTATTCAAGCCACACACCAAAAAGATCTTAAAGATGTGATAAG ATGGTGGAGGAATCTTTGCATAGTTGAAGATTTGTCCTTTACAAGGGACAGGATAGTAGAAAGCTTCTTTTACGCTGTAGGAATTGCCTCTGAGCCTCAACATGGAAGCATGAGAATATGGCTCACCAAAGTGattcaattaattttaattatagatgatgtttatgatatttatggttCATTACCCGACGTGGAGCAATTCACTCGTGCCATAGAGAA GTGGGATCCAAATGAAGTACAATGTCTACCAGAGTGTATGCAGATTTGTTTCAGAGCATTGCATGATACAATGGAAGAGATATCTGTtgaaattcaacaacaaaaggGTGGCCCTTCAGCATTACCTTATCTGAAACAAGTG TGGGTCAACTTCTGTAAAGCCTTGCTGGTGGAAGCAACCTGGTATCACAAAGGCCATATACCAACACTTGAAGAGTATCTTGACAATGGGTGGACCTCCTCATCCGGGCCATTACTTTCCTTTCATGTGATTTTTGGTCTGACCAATGAAATAACAAATGAAACCATTGATTTATGCAAAAATTGCAAAGAAATTATTTACCATACTTCGGTTATAATTCGACTTTGCAATGACCAAGGTACCTCAACG GTTGAGCTAGAGAGAGGTGATGTCGCTTCATCAATTCTATGTTACATGCAAGAAGAAAATGTCTCAGAGGAGGTAGCTCGAGAGCATATCGAAAGCATAATTATGGATTCCTGGAAGAAGATCAATTACCATTTCAATACCCTTTCTACATCACATCGAAAACTTGTTAAGCATGTAATAAATGAAGCACGAATGGCGCATGTCATGTACCAATTTGGGGATGGATTTGGGGTTCAAGATGGCGAAACCCAAGATCAAGTCTTGTTCAACTTGGTTGAGCCTATTACATAA
- the LOC132059832 gene encoding AT-hook motif nuclear-localized protein 5-like yields the protein MDGREGMVLSGSAAYYLNRGISGSSSGVGGGSGAPPGVPTPPVYNVGGGGTLSSNTYQVVENPSPHFPHGINMSVASSVSPSADPVKKKRGRPRKYGPDGSKMSLGLSPLASGTPSAGSITPGPKRAKGRPPGSGWKQQLAPLGEWMNASAGLAFTPHVIHISVGEDVAAKLLAFAEQRPRALCVLSANGSVSAVTLRPPASSGSTVTYEGRFEILCLSGSYLVSESGGPRDRTGGISISVSSPDGHVLGGAVGGRLIAASPVQVVVCSFVYGPKVKSKQETSSTKGGEEESAEKLSIPVNATTTLSQDPNSATGVWPPISRPPELRNSQPEIDLTRG from the exons ATGGATGGAAGGGAAGGGATGGTGCTATCTGGTTCTGCTGCTTATTATCTCAACAGAGGGATTAGTGGGTCTAGTTCTGGTGTTGGTGGTGGGTCTGGGGCACCCCCAGGGGTACCCACCCCACCTGTTTACAATGTAGGGGGAGGTGGTACTTTGAGTTCTAATACATACCAAGTTGTTGAGAACCCATCACCTCATTTTCCTCATGGAATTAATATGAGTGTGGCATCTAGTGTTTCACCTAGTGCTGATCCagtgaaaaagaagagaggcaGACCAAGGAAATATGGTCCTGATGGGTCTAAAATGTCATTAGGATTGTCACCTTTGGCCTCTGGTACTCCTTCAGCGGGCTCGATTACTCCGGGCCCAAAACGGGCTAAGGGCCGACCTCCTGGAAGTGGATGGAAGCAACAATTAGCTCCACTTG GTGAATGGATGAATGCTTCAGCAGGATTGGCCTTCACCCCTCATGTTATACACATCAGTGTCGGAGAG GATGTTGCGGCAAAGTTATTGGCGTTTGCAGAACAGAGGCCTCGAGCTTTATGTGTCTTATCAGCTAATGGATCAGTTTCTGCTGTAACATTACGGCCTCCTGCAAGTTCTGGTTCTACTGTCACTTATGAG GGTCGTTTTGAGATACTTTGCTTGTCTGGCTCGTACTTGGTCTCTGAAAGTGGTGGCCCACGTGATCGCACGGGTGGTATAAGTATCTCGGTTAGTAGCCCTGATGGGCATGTGCTCGGGGGCGCTGTTGGTGGTAGGCTCATTGCAGCCAGCCCTGTACAG GTGGTTGTATGCAGCTTTGTATATGGTCCAAAGGTAAAGAGCAAACAAGAGACTAGTAGTACTAAAGGCGGCGAGGAAGAGTCTGCCGAAAAGTTGTCTATACCGGTAAATGCTACTACTACTCTTAGTCAAGATCCGAATTCAGCAACCGGTGTTTGGCCTCCAATTTCAAGGCCGCCGGAACTAAGAAATTCCCAGCCCGAGATTGACCTGACGCGTGGATGA
- the LOC132059825 gene encoding glutathione S-transferase T1-like codes for MSLKLYVDRVSQPSRALLILCKSNGIEFEEVPIELAKGQHRSPEFAEINPMKQVPAIVHGTFTLFESHAILRYLASAFPEVADHWYPTDLHKRAKIESVLDWHHSNLRRGSVGYVLNSTLAPAIGLPLNPQAAAQGEKILLASLSTIDTFWLQKDGTFLLGNSQPSIADLSLVCEIMQLEVLDENDRDRILGPHKNILKWIDEVKNATAPYFDEIHTTLFKVKEMLHLKKSAGESS; via the exons aTGTCGCTGAAATTATACGTAGATCGCGTGTCTCAACCCTCACGCGCACTTCTTATCCTCTGCAA GTCAAATGGTATTGAATTTGAGGAAGTCCCTATTGAACTTGCCAAAGGCCAGCATCGTTCTCCTGAATTTGCAG AAATCAATCCCATGAAACAAGTACCAGCTATCGTGCACGGAACGTTTACGCTTTTCGAAAG CCATGCTATTCTTAGATATCTAGCTTCTGCTTTTCCTGAAGTTGCTGATCATTG GTATCCAACTGATCTGCACAAACGAGCAAAAATAGAATCTGTTTTGGATTGGCACCACTCAAATTTACGCCGTGGTTCAG ttGGTTATGTTCTTAATTCTACATTGGCACCTGCTATCGGATTGCCTTTGAATCCACAAGCAGCTGCACAAGGTGAAAAAATCCTTCTAGCATCTCTTTCAACTATTGACACCTTTTGGCTTCAGAAAGATGGAACCTTTTTGCTTGGCAATTCCCAGCCTTCAATTGCAGATCTTAGCTTAGTGTGTGAGATTATGCAACttgag GTTCTGGATGAGAATGATCGTGACAGGATATTAGGTCCACACAAGAATATTTTGAAGTGGATTGATGAAGTAAAGAATGCAACAGCACCTTATTTTGATGAAATACATACAACCCTCTTCAAAGTTAAAGAGATGCTGCATTTGAAGAAATCTGCAGGAGAAAGCAGTTAG
- the LOC132031337 gene encoding alpha-farnesene synthase-like isoform X2, translating into MSIISTMQPQKLHTIEKQSHPERRISTYKPNIWKYDHLLSLTSEYSKKKYKVEAEKLKKEVISCTFSNTVSPLALLELVDRIDKLSLSSYFEVETKEALEKIIKCMYSGANYSSSKDHDEDLYATVLCFRLLGEHGYHASQDMLNDLFAGKGKLMTKKVSDIKTLLELLEGSYLSMDDENLLNDMRMFSTKNLKNLSKSNVDRFTTNEEYNLSNSLKYNPLALRVGWYDVRRHLSAQDELECYANPMLLKLAKLNFNIIQATHQKDLKDVIRWWRNLCIVEDLSFTRDRIVESFFYAVGIASEPQHGSMRIWLTKVIQLILIIDDVYDIYGSLPDVEQFTRAIEKWDPNEVQCLPECMQICFRALHDTMEEISVEIQQQKGGPSALPYLKQVWVNFCKALLVEATWYHKGHIPTLEEYLDNGWTSSSGPLLSFHVIFGLTNEITNETIDLCKNCKEIIYHTSVIIRLCNDQG; encoded by the exons ATGTCCATTATTTCGACCATGCAGCCACAAAAACTTCATACTATAGAAAAGCAAAGTCATCCTGAAAGGAGGATATCTACCTATAAACCAAACATTTGGAAATATGATCATCTACTTTCTCTTACAAGTGAATATTCT AAAAAGAAGTACAAAGTTGAAGCTGAGAAGCTAAAAAAGGAAGTGATCAGTTGCACGTTTTCAAACACAGTTAGTCCACTGGCCCTGCTAGAGCTTGTTGACAGAATTGACAAATTGAGCCTCAGTAGTTACTTTGAGGTTGAAACTAAGGAAGCTTTGGAAAAGATAATAAAGTGCATGTACAGTGGTGCTAATTATTCAAGTTCAAAGGATCATGATGAGGATCTCTATGCTACTGTATTGTGCTTCAGGCTCCTCGGGGAACATGGCTACCATGCTTCACAAG ATATGTTAAATGACTTGTTCGCTGGCAAAGGGAaactcatgacaaagaaagtCTCAGATATCAAAACATTATTGGAGCTTTTGGAAGGATCATATCTGAGCATGGATGATGAAAACTTACTGAACGACATGAGAATGTTCTCAACCAAAAACCTCAAGAATTTATCTAAATCAAATGTTGACAGATTTACTACTAATGAGGAATACAACTTGAGCAATAGCTTGAAGTACAATCCGTTGGCATTGAGAGTGGGATGGTACGATGTTAGAAGACACCTTAGTGCTCAAGATGAACTAGAATGTTACGCAAATCcaatgttgttgaagttggcAAAACTTAACTTCAATATTATTCAAGCCACACACCAAAAAGATCTTAAAGATGTGATAAG ATGGTGGAGGAATCTTTGCATAGTTGAAGATTTGTCCTTTACAAGGGACAGGATAGTAGAAAGCTTCTTTTACGCTGTAGGAATTGCCTCTGAGCCTCAACATGGAAGCATGAGAATATGGCTCACCAAAGTGattcaattaattttaattatagatgatgtttatgatatttatggttCATTACCCGACGTGGAGCAATTCACTCGTGCCATAGAGAA GTGGGATCCAAATGAAGTACAATGTCTACCAGAGTGTATGCAGATTTGTTTCAGAGCATTGCATGATACAATGGAAGAGATATCTGTtgaaattcaacaacaaaaggGTGGCCCTTCAGCATTACCTTATCTGAAACAAGTG TGGGTCAACTTCTGTAAAGCCTTGCTGGTGGAAGCAACCTGGTATCACAAAGGCCATATACCAACACTTGAAGAGTATCTTGACAATGGGTGGACCTCCTCATCCGGGCCATTACTTTCCTTTCATGTGATTTTTGGTCTGACCAATGAAATAACAAATGAAACCATTGATTTATGCAAAAATTGCAAAGAAATTATTTACCATACTTCGGTTATAATTCGACTTTGCAATGACCAAG GTTGA
- the LOC132059819 gene encoding multiple C2 domain and transmembrane region protein 7-like translates to MILNNLKLGVEVVGAHNLLPKDGQGSSSSFVELYFDGQRFRTTIKEKDLSPLWNETFYFNISDPSNLHMLTLDAYVYNNVRPTQSSSFLGKITINGTSFVPYSDSVVLHYPLEKRSIFSRVRGELGLKVYVIDDPSIKSSMDTQVHSHSVQTPAPKIPRSEVRHTFHHLPNPNHPQQQQQQAPACPAVPVHHEGARYIPEQMKVPEVPQPPPQLVRMHSSTMAQPVDYALKETSPFLGGGRVVGGRVIRTDRMSGCTYDLVEKMHFLFVRVVKARELPMMDITGSVDPYVEVRIGNYKGITKHIEKNQNPMWNVVFAFSRERMQASVLEVVVKDKDLMKDDFVGLCRFDLNEVPMRVPPDSPLAPEWYRLADKKGEKIKGELMLAVWIGTQADEAYPDAWHSDAALSVDTVASTLIRSKVYHAPRLWYLRVNVVEAQDLLPTEKTRFPDAYVKVQIGNQVLKTKPVQARTFNPLWNEDLLFVAAEPFDENLVLSVEDRVAPGKDEIIGRVIIPLSMVEKRADDKMIHSRWFNLEKPVAVDIDQLKKEKFSSKLHLRVCLDGGYHVLDESTHYSSDLRPTAKQLWRPPIGVLELGVLNAVGLHPMKTRDNKGTSDTYCVAKYGHKWVRTRTIVDNLCPKYNEQYTWEVFDPATVLTVGVFDNSQLGEKGSSNGTSKDLKVGKVRIRISTLETGRVYTHSYPLLVLHPTGVKKMGELHLVIRFTCTSFTNMLYKYSRPLLPKMHYVRPFTVVQLDMLRHQAVNIVAMRLGRAEPPLRKEVVEYMSDVDSHLWSMRRSKANFFRLMSIFTGLFAAGKWFGDICMWKNPITTVLVHVLFLMLVSFPELILPTVFLYMFLIGVWNYRYRPRYPPHMNTKLSQAESVHPDELDEEFDTFPTSRSPELVRMRYDRLRSVAGRIQTVVGDVATQGERLQSLLSWRDPRATALFVTFCLVAALVLYVTPFQVIAALIGIYMMRHPRFRHRLPSVPINFFRRLPARTDSML, encoded by the coding sequence ATGATTTTGAACAATTTGAAGCTAGGCGTTGAAGTGGTTGGTGCCCATAACCTTTTACCGAAAGATGGTCAAGGTTCATCGAGTTCTTTCGTGGAACTTTACTTTGACGGTCAGAGGTTCCGCACTACCATCAAGGAAAAAGATTTAAGTCCTTTGTGGAATGAGACTTTCTACTTCAACATCTCCGACCCTTCCAACCTCCATATGCTCACTCTTGACGCCTATGTGTACAACAATGTTAGACCTACTCAGTCCAGTTCCTTTCTTGGGAAGATTACTATTAACGGGACTTCCTTTGTACCTTATTCGGATTCCGTTGTCTTGCATTATCCTCTTGAGAAGCGAAGTATCTTTTCACGTGTGAGAGGAGAACTCGGCCTTAAAGTGTATGTTATTGACGATCCTTCCATAAAGTCATCTATGGATACTCAGGTTCACAGCCATTCAGTTCAAACTCCAGCTCCGAAAATCCCGAGATCTGAAGTGAGACATACTTTCCATCATCTTCCCAATCCAAATCACCcacagcagcaacaacaacaagctcCTGCGTGTCCCGCTGTTCCCGTGCATCATGAAGGAGCAAGATACATTCCCGAGCAAATGAAGGTTCCGGAAGTACCACAGCCGCCACCTCAGCTCGTCCGGATGCATTCTTCCACAATGGCTCAACCCGTTGACTATGCACTTAAGGAAACGAGTCCGTTCCTCGGAGGGGGTCGAGTTGTGGGTGGTCGTGTTATTCGTACGGACAGGATGTCTGGTTGTACTTATGATCTTGTTGAGAAGATGCACTTCCTTTTTGTTAGAGTTGTTAAGGCTCGTGAGCTTCCCATGATGGATATTACAGGGAGCGTCGATCCTTATGTTGAGGTCCGCATCGGGAATTACAAAGGAATTACGAAGCACATTGAGAAAAATCAAAATCCTATGTGGAATGTAGTGTTCGCCTTTTCTCGGGAAAGGATGCAAGCGTCCGTGCTTGAGGTCGTAGTTAAAGACAAGGATCTTATGAAAGATGATTTTGTAGGCCTGTGCAGATTTGACCTCAATGAAGTCCCGATGCGGGTCCCACCCGATAGTCCTCTAGCTCCGGAGTGGTACCGGCTTGCAGATAAGAAAGGAGAGAAGATAAAAGGGGAGCTTATGCTTGCTGTTTGGATCGGCACACAAGCGGATGAAGCTTATCCGGATGCATGGCATTCCGATGCAGCTTTATCTGTTGACACGGTTGCATCCACTCTTATACGTTCAAAGGTCTATCATGCACCACGGTTATGGTACCTCCGTGTTAATGTTGTCGAGGCACAGGACTTGCTTCCGACTGAGAAAACTCGTTTCCCGGACGCTTACGTGAAGGTACAGATAGGAAACCAAGTTTTGAAAACGAAGCCGGTTCAGGCTCGAACCTTCAATCCTCTTTGGAATGAAGATCTCCTGTTTGTTGCTGCTGAACCGTTTGATGAAAATCTCGTCCTCTCAGTGGAGGATCGCGTGGCTCCGGGTAAAGACGAGATTATTGGGAGGGTTATCATCCCTTTGAGCATGGTGGAAAAGCGTGCTGATGATAAAATGATCCATTCTCGTTGGTTTAACTTGGAAAAGCCCGTGGCCGTGGATATTGATCAGCTTAAGAAGGAGAAATTCTCGAGTAAACTTCATCTACGAGTCTGTCTTGATGGAGGCTATCATGTCCTCGACGAATCCACTCATTATAGTAGTGATCTTCGCCCCACAGCAAAACAGCTATGGAGGCCCCCAATCGGGGTTCTTGAACTCGGAGTCTTAAATGCTGTGGGACTTCATCCTATGAAAACACGAGATAACAAGGGGACATCGGATACATATTGTGTAGCAAAGTATGGTCACAAATGGGTTCGAACTCGAACCATTGTTGATAATCTCTGCCCAAAGTACAATGAGCAGTACACTTGGGAGGTTTTTGATCCAGCTACGGTTCTCACTGTGGGTGTGTTCGACAACAGCCAACTCGGAGAAAAGGGTTCATCAAACGGTACATCCAAAGACCTAAAGGTCGGGAAGGTTAGAATTCGTATCTCGACACTTGAAACAGGCAGAGTTTACACACATTCATATCCACTGCTTGTCCTTCATCCTACTGGTGTTAAAAAGATGGGTGAATTGCATTTGGTGATACGTTTTACATGCACATCATTTACTAACATGCTTTACAAATACTCACGTCCTCTTTTACCGAAAATGCATTACGTAAGGCCTTTTACTGTTGTGCAACTTGACATGCTAAGGCACCAGGCAGTTAATATAGTTGCCATGCGGTTGGGACGAGCAGAGCCCCCGTTGAGAAAGGAGGTGGTGGAATATATGTCGGATGTGGATTCACATTTATGGAGTATGAGGCGTAGCAAGGCGAATTTTTTCCGTTTGATGTCGATTTTCACGGGATTATTTGCTGCGGGAAAATGGTTTGGAGATATCTGCATGTGGAAGAACCCGATCACAACAGTCCTCGTGCACGTTCTCTTTCTTATGCTTGTGTCGTTTCCGGAACTCATTTTACCAACTGTTTTCCTATACATGTTTCTAATAGGAGTGTGGAATTACCGTTACCGGCCTAGGTATCCTCCTCACATGAACACAAAGTTATCGCAAGCCGAGTCAGTGCACCCAGATGAGCTTGATGAAGAGTTCGACACGTTTCCAACTAGCCGTTCCCCTGAACTGGTGAGAATGAGGTATGATCGGTTGAGGAGCGTGGCTGGACGGATTCAAACAGTAGTTGGTGATGTGGCAACTCAAGGAGAGCGACTCCAGTCATTACTGAGCTGGCGTGACCCCCGTGCTACGGCCCTCTTTGTTACATTTTGCCTTGTTGCTGCATTGGTATTGTATGTGACGCCGTTCCAGGTGATTGCTGCCCTGATAGGTATCTACATGATGAGACATCCGAGATTTCGACATAGGCTGCCTTCTGTGCCAATCAACTTCTTCCGTCGGCTGCCAGCTAGGACAGACAGTATGTTGTAA